The Portunus trituberculatus isolate SZX2019 chromosome 50, ASM1759143v1, whole genome shotgun sequence genome includes the window GCTTTTTGCTATCAGGAAAGCTCTCATACTGGATGTCCTCAGGCTGTGTAGCAAGTAGACTAGGGTTATGATGTCCTCTACATCTCGCAACTATTGTGTTCCCTGACAGCAACAGCCATGGAAAGTGGATCATGTAACGTACATCCTGGGGATGAGTTAAGCATCACTCTGACCTTCCCTGGGCACAGTGACAGtctggggtgggggaggagcaccCAGATAAGGCACCTTGGATGGGGCACCACAGTCATATCCAAGCTTGGCAAAGTCTTTCATCATCACATTAAAAGTAATGGTGATCTCTCCATGAGATCTCACACGTgtcactgaaagaaagaaatatttgaaGTGTTAACCCTTTAACGgaagaggatatatatatatatatatatatatatatatatatatatatatatatatatatatatatatatatatatatatatatatatattttacaggCAAGCCCCGGTtagtgaaggggttacattcctaacaaacccttcgttaagcgaaacttcgttaagcgaaccgattataacaagtttaacccctgacttgaacttccattgagagtaaacaaagcgagagtgcatcatagtacagtgaaaggtttaatgaaggtaaaaattatgaaattaaacatttaggcagtttaatttaagtcattataatgtacactaatgtatgtatgtatgtaactttataatgttaataatcttaaatttatgaaggaagggagcatggagcaggaaagacactaaccggcaacctgtggaatgtaaacaaagggcgcatcattgtatcacatataaaacttatgtaccacatttccacaaggctttccattttatccattgtagagtcatgagttcaggtggttcttttagcttgcaaggaaaatacagtctcaccagccttcttaatggagtctgctgacttgaaaatagtagagacagtagatggagtcaagatggtggcgagcaatgctattagttttctcgcctctcccgtgtctgtgaataatatccagcttcactttgagagtaagagacttcctagtcttagcaacgctaggtgacattacagggcgttttggtggtaagttgagcgagggaagacgagctgctggtgacgctgttattgttttgaacggGGAGTGCGTGGTCCGTGTGTTGTCCAccagaggtgctggtgtattcaaaagcctgttggcttgcgtgatacggcagtgttatcaaatttggaaaaaattaccaggataaaactttgttaaagcgagtttggtgttcgttaaacgagcagatggtaataaagtgaaaccttcgttgtagcgaaatttcgttgtgtgaaccttcgttaagcgggggttacctgtatatatagtgtatatatatatagtgtgtatatatatatagtatatatatatatatatatatatatatatatatatatatatatatatatatatatatatatatatatatatacacacagtaaaacctcagctcacgaccataattcgttcctaaatcttGTTCGTCACCTGATTTGTTTGTCCCctgaataaatttttcccattaatccgttccagaccaaaaaaaaaaataaataaaattgatacttttgtccataaaacccattcaaaatagatctttaatgtatgcattacatgaacgaaataattataaaaagcctaaattgttttacttacctaaatgctataaaaattataataaaattaataaaaaagaaaaggttatttacttgagagactggacgttgatagCATGATGGAatgtaggagaggaggatggggaggaagacagacaagatccaagaagacagtcatgagagaggactttggatgtgcgcagcgtgccagagctacacaacaggtgtgtagcgtcacaagtcagtgtcgctatgtggggccccgttatagcAGAGAGGATAATGCCGAAGAAACTACAGTAGAGGgtgccggtaacatcaccatgcccaggaaaaacaggagaaaattgtGGTGGCatggagattatgttatgtaatatttttcgtatgttcctgtttttattttcttttatgattatgttttgttttgttgtgtgatagccgggttggctatcacacaaacggctccGGCGAGCCGTTTAACTGCGTTCGTCTCccgaaatatcgttcgtccccgggtcgatatattgacaaattttttggtctcccgaattgttcgtcctcagagacgttcgtcaagcgaggttttactgtataacacatctatatatagaAATTCACTATAATGACAACACGGTGAAAGATATTCAAGACCCTAGATTGCAAAATCTTAATAATTAATACCCTCACCTTCACGTCCTCGGCCTTGGGCAATGATTTTAGGGTTTAGGAATTCAGGTCTTCGGCCAGTGAGCCATGACATGAGCTTCTGGATGGTGGAGGCTGACTCTGGCACAAAAGTTTTAAGCCTGTAAGTAAAATTCCATAAAAGGTTGGTTGAGTAGTGATATTATCTGAGAAATATAAGTAACCTATTATGTAGTAGTAAGAGTTAGGTGGAGATAGGTAACACAGTTCACAGTACCTGCGGGTGTGGGTGCCGGGAGTGATGGGTACATGACAAGCAGTATATCCCACAATGACAATGTTGCCAAAGAAGTCTGTGCCATACACACTCAGGATGATCTGTGGCCCTGCAATGGAAGGtgaatatttatatttttatttctttactgccAGAAAGTTCCTAGCTGTGCATGCAGCAACTCACTCAAAATACAGCATGAAATTTGTAATCTGTTTCATAAACTGCTTATGTACATTTAAGTAATAGAATATAAAAGTAACTGTCGCAATGGAATGTGGAGATGCAGTAAATCATGCAAGAAAATATTAGTCAAAGATCTACTCTGGCTTATATTTATCTCAGTGAATTATTATGTGGTTCTggtcttatatatataaaagtaaatgtCGCAATGGAATGTCGAGATGCAGTAAATCATGCAAGAAAATATTAGTCAAAGATCTACTCTGGCTTATATTTATCTCAGTGAATTTAGTGAGGTGACAATGTGGTTCTTgtctttcatattcttattttgtacaaatatatacacatcaATACACTGGATTAACTGCATGAcattacaagtttataaaccAAGACGTATCATCAGTGAAGACATGACTGAAATGCAAGTCATTTGAAGGTAAAGAAGGATTATGGTTGAAAATAACATGAAGGATTGGAAAGTCAtcttataacaaaaaaaaacagctaaaaatATAGCACTACTGTATAATGAGTATATAACTAATCTTGCTCTATGGATTTCAGTTGTCATTTAGTATGTGTAGGCTTATCAAACTGACTCTGGTGAGCCTCTGCAGTGAATGCCTATGACAGAAGTGCCCTTAAGGTACTTTGcccattattatatttatatagcACTGCAGAATGTTTCTTTATACATTCAAAGTGTATCTAAAAATTATAAGATACTAAACTTACAGCCAAAAGGATTTGTTGACTTGTATGTAATGTCTATTGGAAAATTCCACACAAACAATTGCCTCTCATCATCACTGCAACAGGCCGTCTGTGACACACATTCCTCCAGTCCCTGTGAGAaacaaagtggaaaaaaaatcctgGTGGTTGTAAttaacaagaagggaaaaatatattttgTTCTAGAGCAATAAAACTTGACAGAAGGATGTTTTCTATAGTATCCTTGCTCGCAAGCAGTAAACCACATCTCTCGCAAGGTTTAGCTGAAAAGTGTCAGTGAATGACAACAGCAAAAGCATAATGCTGAGTGAAGATTGGAGTGAATAGAAAATTGGGTGATTGATTGTGAAAGATTGTGGATTCAACATGTAGTGCTTGATAAGAGTAGCAAAAATATTACTGAGAAAAAATCATTAAGAAAAAGTGTCTTAAAAGATTCTGCAGGCAGGGAGAACTGCAGCCATGTAGGAACCATGACAAAGTCCCTCAATAGTTGTGTCTTGCAGGTGGCATGAGAACCACACATTCTCCATGAGAAGAGCAATTTTATCATTAATCCTCAAGTTTCCAAGATGACTAATGGATTAAGATGGAAGCACATACTAAAGTTATTATGACAAAAATATTCAGCTTCACAAATCTCACTCAAACTGATTGAGTAACAAGCTGACACAGTTACTGACTGTCACACGGTACATGGTACTCTGTACTCTCATAACACTGAGGTTCAAGTCAGTGTAACTCACCGACACCACCTCCCAGTCCTGGCCGGCAGTGAAGCAGTAGTTGAAGTGGAGGTTGTCTCCCCCCATGAAGCGGCCAGCCTCCACCTGCCCTGACACACTGAGCAGGAACACACTTGGCGATGACACAGACATTGCAGTGACAGCCAGAGATGACGATCTGTTATATATGGAAAgacatcattattaccatcatgtGTATTAACTTGTGTTACAGTAGCTTCTAGCACTCAGCAGACAGTCGTGATTGTTGGAAGCACTAGAGTCGTAAATTGGAAACTAACCATTTGTGATGGAAATCATGTAAAACATCAATCAGTTCACTACATATCTCACCAGGAAAAACATCAGCCACATCTGAAAATCATTGGTCGGGCGAAACTATAAACTGACCCTATATTACATTAATGTGAGAATAAAGGTAGCcagctaacataacataacataacataaataataggataacaaagggccaccagggcccatctaggttatcctgtatcagtcgcacagcgacctcgtcatcagtacttaaagatacacttacaagtacacaatacattatatactaattctaaatatttggcccattaacagggctaagtcctgcagcgaaatcctctacaatttgtggtccccatacatggggatcatgtcttatttaactatagtaaatttcttataaaaactatcatgcagtgctatacataattataaatctaataaatttaagtgcttatctaatctgtttttaaacattgtcaaactagtgctatttacaaccgtctctggcaatgcattccagaagtctaccactctatgactaaagaaatattttcttatatctaacctgcagccttgctttctaatcttcctgccatgatttctagtcctatttccctcctctaaggtaaagaaagatctcacatctatgtagtttgtatctgagaacattttaaataactctatcatatccctcttatacatctcctctcaaatgaaaacatgtttaattcctttaatctatctctatactccaggcgctttaatgctggtatcatcctagttgctcttctctgaactgcttctaacatgttgatatcctgcctatagtggggtgaccaggcctgtatgcaatactctaaatggggcctaacataggaattatataagctacgcaccacttccttacttttataactaacatttctatttataaaacccaggatcctatttgccctatttcttgcttctaaacattgctttgaaaatttcatagtcctgtctatcactactcctaaatcctttccttcctctactgcctctagccaacatccctccatctcatagttaaagtttgtgttgtctttacctaaatgcataacctgacacttatcagaattaaactccatctgccacctgtctgcccatgctatcagcctgtccaggtctcgttgtattctgtaattgtccttttcaccctgtactgcacatgctatcttagtatcatctgcaaactttgatactttgctactaattcctatatctaaatcgttaatgtacaccaagaaaagaagaggtcctagcactgatccttggggtaccccactaaccacttccttccactcagacattgccccatttaatactactctctgtttcctatcagaaagccattcactaatccaatcaactaacctacccctatcccatgtagtctcaatttgtacactagcctcctatgcggtaccttatcaaacgccttgctaaaatctagatatataacatctatgctatttccatcatctaactccttggtaatatattctaagatatcgagcaaatttgtaagacaggacctccctgatctaaagccatgttgggtatctctaattaatctattctcatttaaatgctcccaaatactacccttaatgattttctctagtatcttacatactatactagttaaactgatcggtctataattattcgcatcatccttcctacctttttaaatattggagtaacattagctaacttccagtcctgaggtatctcagcaaacctaagtgatctttcaaagattaacttaagtgcttcagaaatactgtctacaccctccctaagtactctggcatgtagctcatcaggaccactagctttcctatcgtctagttcaagaataaatttcctaataattcccggttttatatcaatattttctaaagctcttaaactactcgcactgtttgtaacaggatttcctattctttccctagtaaatactgaagaaaattgttcattcaataattctactatgtcttcattttgatccactactacaccatcttttctgagtggtccaatcctatccttatttcttttatcactgaccttgtaataactatataatttttttggatctttactcccagctctagctagttttatctctgcctgtcttttactttttttataaccttactagCTAGATGGCTGGAAACCCCTCTTCTATACATTAACTAAGCTAACATTACTGTTTGCCTGTGCGGATCATGGAAACAGCTCACATGATTCcatcgaaacacacacacacacacacaaaaaaaaaaaaaattaatggcttTTATCTTGGAATTTGACGGATGCAGCTTACCGAAAATGTCTTCGATTGAGTGTAGGGTGAGTGTGCAGGCAGCGTCTCCCCGGAGAATGTTGAGGCTGAGGTGTGGTGCGGCGtgtatggcagtggtggtgttcttggtgATCTATGAGGCATGGTGGTGTGTTGGGTGCAGGCGTTGGTGTTTAGCGTGTGTTGGGCCGCCTGTCAAGTGTCAACACGGCGGGCTTTGTTTACCAACACTAGTGGCGGCGGGAGTAAAGCTTTTTCATAGGAGAGAACGCGCCTTTAACTTTGTGTCCTTAAcgatttttccttccattcaccgTGCATGAAGTATTCTATGATTTCCCTGTactagaaataaaggaaagtaaaacagTGGGAATTCTGGGTAAGGAGTCGATACGGGTGCCCGCTGGTGTGGTATATCGATTAGCTATCTTGTATACCTCCGTCTCACAGTGAGCCAGTGAACGATTATAATGATTTAGCTATTACTATGACCACACCAACGTTATGACGCCACATGTGCAGATTAGTCATTCAACCTTATAGTAAACTGGTAAAATGATGATTACCGCTGGTCTGACTTAACTATTTCagtacacatttttatcatgagttttgtatatgattagacgattttatttacattaggaacgctctctggacgtcagaagattaatgggcagagtcttcactactttaatccccccttaagtttctgaagctgtatgaaatcactaaatagtaaccagaatgaatatgggtaacgtgtcatggtactgaagggtttaaactGTTTGctggtgaggggaggaaagggcaaGGATATCACGGTAACACGGTAGAGGGAATAGGGAAGAACTGTATATCTCCCTACCAAGTGTATATGAAAATTGCGATGGAGTGAGACTGTGAGAAAGATAAGTTCCTAGATATCACGTATTGTATTAATGTCGTATACTAAATAAATGTGCCTTTTCCATTAGTAGCATGTATGAAGTTTCAAGGTGAAAAGTAAAGCAAAGAATTAgatgaggaataaggaagaacgCTTTTGGGTATTGGAAAGATTTAAGTTTTGTCTAAGGCTTCTGCGGGTCAGGTTCAGCCCAGTTCCGTGCACAGGCTGTCTATTGTACTCGTAATGCGGTAAGCACATCCTCCTTCCTCAGTGCGAAAATACCCTCAGCTAGGCTTGAAATAGTTTTGACTTTAGCCTAGAGTGATTGCACGCTAACATGCcagcaggaaaacacacacacacacacacacacacacacacacacacacacacacacacacacacacacacacacgcacacgtcagGAATCCTCTTATCATTCATTTAAACTTGAGCAGTATTTTTACATCAAAGTGATAAGCATGATAAATGTttgcggaaaaaaaataacgagcaGTTTAGTGATTATTATCTAATGCCATCCTGTcaattttgtttgtctgtcctgATACTGCTACGCTATGAGCCCTGAAGTGGCCAGGATGGGAGAGGGAACTACACAAGGCTTGGGCTGTGCGCTAGATGTGTGAATGAAATGGTGTGGTcataaataactctctctctctctctctctctctctctctctctctctctctctctctcggaacatGATATTTCTCACGTCTaatgcatttctttcttcactcatcCTTCaattcatacattcattcacTGGACACATAATTTTATACAAAACTGCAgtacaaatcctcctcctcctcctcctcctcctcctcctcctcctcctcctcctcctcctcctcctcctcctcctcctccttgtcctctccctTGTCCTGATACTCTGCTCTTGTCGTCCTTGTCCTCTTACGCCGGTGGAGGTAAACGCCCTTTTTTCATGGACATATGCACTTTAGTCGCCATTGATCCCTCCGGCAGCAGTGTCCCCCCCAcctccctttacctctctcttcctcctcctcctcctcctcctcgtccatccATTACACACCCAACTCCcaacttccccctctctcttctcttcctcgtctctctctctctctctctctctctctctctctctctctctctctctcttcagtagtATTCAGGAACCATGGTGGAAAAAAGGGTTAATTTGAGCAGGTAATCTCATTGTAAGGCAGAAGGTTGGCCTCTTACCTggtaatactcctcctcctccccctcctcctcctcctcctcctcctcctcctcctcctcctcctcctcctcctcctcctcttcctcctcctcctcctcctcctccttttcttcttctgccattcttctttttcgttttctacttattccactttcttctattctttaatctgtctttattcttctctctctctctctctctctctctctctctctctctctctctctctctctcttggttataCATGatcgcactcctcctcctccttaccttctttccttccttgttctccaTTTTCTGCGTAATTCTCCATATTCTGCCTTCCTACACActaccatcttcctcctcctcctcctcctcctcctcctcttcgtgtatTGTGTCGAGCCTCCCTTACTTACAGATTAGATAGTCTAGTTTCCAATAGTTTCCGCTAACAGCATCCCaagtctttgtcctcctcctcctcctcctcctcctcctcctcctcttccacgacTAGCACGCTACCACGCCTCATTCCGCTGTTGccggagatacacacacacacacacacacacacacgcacgcacgcacgcacgcacacacacacacacacacacacacacacacacacacacacacacacacacacacacacacacacacacacacacacacattgctaaccgacaataactctctctctctctctctctctctctctctctctctctctctctctctctctctctctctctctctctctatcgtcctCACATCCCCAAGAGGACAAGAGGTAAACAAAGACACAAAACAGAGCAAACAACgcattgtggagagagagagagagagagagagagagagagagagaggaggaagaggaggaggaatggggtgCTACTTAACTTGATATAAAAGAagtggagacacacacacacacacacacacacacacacacacacacacacacacacacacacacacacacacacaccaaggcttactagattgaaaaaaagaagagggaggaggattaagagagagagagagagagagagagagagagagaggggggggaggagaagagaaggaagaggaggaaaagaggaagaaatggagagaagacgagaaggattaggattaggattacgaggaggaggaggaggaggaggaggaggagggaaagtcgaggaggattagaaggaaaaggagaaagaggaggaggaggaggacgaatggGTGGTAGTAttggaagggatgggagagggaaggtatgATGTGGCAGGAAGGGCTAGCAGAAGgggaggagtgaaggggagTGATAACAGACGGTATAGGGGAAGGCGGATGATAGGgtgggtgagggggtgagggaggggaacacgtaaagggggaggggagataaTGGTAGACACGTGCCATTGGATAAGAGAAACAATAGCTCCCTgcacttgtctctctctctctctctctctctctctctctctctctctctctctctctctctctctctctctccctctctctcagaaaaaatATCGTCCTGTGATGTTTAAGATACgtaaaaggggaagagaaacaaggcattagtaaataagtaaataaatatcatAGGATAACAAATATTATTCATTCTAACgaaggtaaataataaaaaaaaaaaaaatggagaaaacacaaaacaaaacaaaacatgaaaaaaaaaccagcaacagcaaaaagagacgaaataaaaaagattaacacacgcacacacacacacgcagagagagagagagagagagagaggtaaccatATTCCAGAGGTTATGGAAGTGAATGGGTTTCTATAAAAAGTTTTGGCCCTATTGGATTGTGAAGAGGAggtccttgctctctctctctctctctctctctctctctctctctctctctctctctctctctctctctctctctctctctctctctctctctacaaggacACGTAATGCTTTCCAGTGTCCTTTGTCCTTGTTAGTgtgcagagagggagagatagagagagagagagagagagagagagagagagagagagagagagagagagagaataaaagaaagaaagaaagaaagaaaggaaagaagtgcgtaaggagataaaagaaggattaagtaagaagagaaggaggacgaaaaggaaaaaacttctttttctctctctctctctctctctctctctctctctctctctctctctctctctctctctctctctctctctctcattacattaaAGAGGAGCAGAATTCTAGTCTGGAAAGTAAAATATGCATTTGTAATACcgtagagtgagtgagtgagagagagagagagagagagagagagagagagagagagagagattcataaaaGAAATTCTTGCCTAACTTTGTATGAAAAATGTAGATACGATGCAGTGTTTCTTTAATGTagttagtatctctctctctctctctctctctctctctctctctctctctctctctctctctctctctctctctctctcttaaggtcATGCACACCTTTGATTTCCCGCTAcactaaccctcctcctcctccttctcctcctcctcctcctcctcctcctcctcctcctcctcctcctcctcctcctcctcctcctcctcctcctcctcctcctcaacttcttcctcctcctcgtaacttTTACCTTTGTTGGTCTCATTttaattatcttcctttcctcttcctcctccttcttctcttcttcatcatactcttcttcttccttgttcttcctcttcttcatcttcttcttcttcttcttcttcttcttcttcttcttcttcttcttcttcttcttcttcttcttcttcttcttcttc containing:
- the LOC123499794 gene encoding B9 domain-containing protein 1-like, whose amino-acid sequence is MSVSSPSVFLLSVSGQVEAGRFMGGDNLHFNYCFTAGQDWEVVSGLEECVSQTACCSDDERQLFVWNFPIDITYKSTNPFGWPQIILSVYGTDFFGNIVIVGYTACHVPITPGTHTRRLKTFVPESASTIQKLMSWLTGRRPEFLNPKIIAQGRGREVTRVRSHGEITITFNVMMKDFAKLGYDCGAPSKVPYLGAPPPPQTVTVPREGQSDA